From Melospiza melodia melodia isolate bMelMel2 chromosome 2, bMelMel2.pri, whole genome shotgun sequence:
TAGTCATTAAGTATTCCAGTGTATTCCATGACTGCACAATGAATCTAGATAAACTCAGTGATATCATGATCATATCATATGGGGGCCATGTTTTGCTCCCAATACAGCTCGATGAACTGGCAGCCAAGATAACTCCATTTCCCAGAATTCCTGCCAGGGACTCAATTATAGCAATTGATAGACAAAGGAGAGCAAAAGATGTCGTCATTGCAACTGAAGGGCTTGTGATTATTACCCAGCTTCTCCTGGGCTCCTGAAAGCCTTGGGTCTGTCAGGTACTGCCAATGCCAGGGAGCTGTTATGGGCAATGCTCACCTATTTATCTCAGGGGCAGAGGTATCCTAATGACATTTATATTTCTGCTGTTTTACATCTTGTTTTCTGGGTTGATCGCTCAGTTGATTTGTTTAAGCATGCAAACTGAATGAAGATTGAATAACAGTTTTTTCCAATTTGGCCGAGGAGTTTGCAGTGAAATGGTGAAGGCATTTACACCGGAAGGGTTATGGAGCAGGTGAGCTGTGGTGTCTACAAATGTGGGCTTGCACTCCATTGGTTATGTTCTTCTTTACATGTCTAGATTTGTTTTTTATACCTGATGACTTAATCTCTCCCTGTCTTGCAGAGATATGGCTAACAGGTTTGTGACAAATACTTGTCATTACAACTCCTTATCTAAGGGCAGCTCCTTTGCTTTATTTGGTATATTCAAATTGTTGCTGCAAGGAGGATTTTCACACTTTCTTTTTTGTGTATTGATATTTTTAAGTATTATACTGATCATTGTGTGCTTGCTCAGATTGTCCCAAAAGAGGACAAAAATCTGTGGGAAGATAAACACAGACAAAAGGAAAATCATTTTAGCAGAGTACTTCACTTGCCTGTTTTTCACAAGCATATTCAAAAAGTGCAGGAATTTCCCAAGGAATTTAAGATCTGGCAATATACAACATTGGATACAGGAGCAATGACAACCTGTTAATCAAGTCCGTTTTGCTCCATATGGAATATGCATGCCTTTAACATTCTTCTATACTTACTAAAAGAACTGAATTAAAACTCTTTCCCCATCTGGAAAGAAACAGTTGAGTGGAGAGGCTTGAGTTCATTGAAAAACTTAGAGACTTAACATTTTGTCTGTAGCCCAGAGCACAGAAGGAAACACACAAAAGCTCTTCAGAAATGCAGTGACACAGGTTGCTAGCACAGTAAGAAGCTGTCAGCAGTGATCAAATGAGAATTTTGAGGTGCTTTCTAGGTTGTTTCTTTGGGTTGTCTGCATTTCACAATGCTTAAGGTAATCTGTGATTGCCTAGGGAAGTGATAAAACTGTTTACATTGTGCACCTGTAGAAGTAAAATTTTGTGACCATTCACCTCAGATAAATGTATATTTgtttatatatttcatatatatacgACTCTATGTGTTATGTGCATGTTATGTCCAGATACTGATTATTATAATACACatcaaaataaataattaaataattaatataaagtgaacaatattttttaaattatttcattttagtaTTGGTACAAACACGTTTTTTCATCTCATTAAAAATATTAGTAATTTTTTTAAGTGAGAGCAATGTAATCTGATATGTTTCATTACTTTCTTAGATTCTAGGGGTTTTTTTACCATTTTGTGGCACAGTGATTCAAAGGTATGACTCTACATTCAGTTTCTTTTGATACTAATTTGAATGACTTTACGACTATCACATCTGCAAACTTCTCTGGTGAAATTTGGCAGTAAATATACAAATTCCCAGCTGTCAAATCTTGCAAACCAATCAAAAATTGTTCTGGTCTGATAGGCTTAATAACTGGGTCCAAAACTCACAGAAGATCGTCCTTAGAAAGTTGTAAAAATCGATTAGAACATTTTGCAAGCGTACCTGTATGGGAGTTTTTGAAGTTCTCACACTTACACAATATATGGCACAAAAGTCTTTGAAAAGCAGTTCCTTTCTCATCCATTTTAAAATCTCACTTTCACCTTGAAGAAATATAAaagtgtgtttggttttttgacAGGAACAGCTCTGTAGCATGCTATAGAAACCTGTGGAGCTGCTGTTTAAATTCAACTCATTAAATTCAGCTCTTTAAGCTcactcatggaatcacagaatcacagaaaggtttgggttgaaggGGGCCTTAAAGACCATTCAGTTTCAAcgccctgccataggcagggacaccttcctgtaGATCAGGCAACTCAAAGCCCATTCAGCATTGAGCCTGAGCCTCTTGCCACAAGACAACCAGCAAATGTCTGTGTGATCTGTGTGGGGTTCAGGGACAAGGTTTTGGCAGCTGGGAGGCTGCAAGGGGTGGTTTGTGTGAGAAGAGACCAGAACATGCCCCCGTGTCACACGGAACCAGTCCCTGTTACCCCCAAACTAGACGCACCATTGGCCAAGGCTCTGCCCACCAGTGCTGCTGGTGACATCTGTGCGCCAACTCGTTTAAAGAAAGGTAAAGACCAGTGCAAGCAACTGTGAGTGAGAGGACAGAGAGAGAAATGTGAGGGAAACTGCCTTGCAGACAgccaggtcagtgaagaaggaagGGGACAAGATGCTCCAGGCACCAGGGCAGACATTGCCATGCTTTCCCTGGAGAGGACCGTGCTGATGTAGACTGAGACCCTGCAGGCCCTAGCAGGGTCACACTGCAGCAGATATCCACACTGCAGCCTGAGGAGAGCCTCCTTGGCAGCAGGTGATTGTGCCCTGAAGGAAGCTGCATCCTGTGGAGATCCCACCATGGAGAAGGCCCACgtcaggagctgcagcctcaggGGATCCCATGCTGAAGCACTTTGTTCCTGGAAGATTGCACTTGTGGAGAGGATTCCCCCTGcagtccccattccctgtttcccgGCGCTGCTCAGGGAGGGAGAAGATGGGAGCGTGgagaggcagggatgggggaaaaggtttctggttttgttctttttttctttctcactccCCTAGTCTGTTATTGATTGGGAATCTCTTATGGATTGTAAATAAATTCAGTTATTTTGCCCATGTTGAAGGGATCCCCAGAAGGTAAGGCAGAGACAGTGAGGGCACTGTCAGGCCTGCAGTCCACCtacagtgtgggcaaggacagcAGATAAGCTCTGTGAGAACAATTAGGGATAGGCACAAGTCCAGGGATTGCCAGCCATATCCAGAGGGATAAGACATGCCCAGGATCAAGCAAGTAATTCCAATCTGCAGGCCAGGATCAGTATCCAAGTGAGCCAAGCAGGTGGAAAGGCCCAGgcaaagctgcagcagagctcaaGGGGAGACCAAGGTACACCCAGCAAGCTTAGGAGCAGCTCCTGAATGTAGAGGACTCCAAGCCCCACTGAGGCTTCACTCAGCAATTTGCTAAAAGGCCAGTCAGGTGGACTGCGGAAGCTGGCTCTGAAACAAGGCAGCCAAACCCCAAAAGCAAGGCCTTACTTTCAGCAGAATGTCCATTCACAGCTTTTTGTCTTTCCCTGACCCCACATGTACAGAAAAGCAGTTCAGCCTGGCACAcaggttttgcttttttaaaatccTGCTGTGATGGGCACTGAAAATTGACTCCATTGCATGTTGTCCTGATGTCAATGATGAAAATTCCAGGCATGCTTATAGGAATAGAAATCAGAGAAGGATCCTGTAGTGATCTCTCATGTAGATATTTGCATGTCTTGCCTTGAGCTAAGGACTCTAATCAgattactgtttttttttttccttggaagaGACTGTGATTTAGAAAAAGaatggggttggttttttttctttcttcctctgaaTTACACAGTGGTGATTTCTTTTAATATTAAATTCTGAAAATCTGGAAAGGTGTTTTTAATAGGACATGGTTTTGTTGGCCTCATTGTTTTATGTTGCATGTGAGCATCTTATAAATTCTTGTGAGGTTTACCTGGATCTTCAATGCAAAGAGCTACAGGAGAAGATGATTTGCATTATGTCCTTCTGCCAATGTTAGAGCAAGATGAGCTTTGAGTTTGGTTTGTTTCATGATTTGATTCATTGTACCAGATTTGAATCAAGCTGCAAGAGAGTCTGAGTAGCATTGGTGTGTGTGGAAACAGTTCATATGTTTTGGAACGGTCTGAGTCCATGACTTTAAAATTTTTTCAGATTGATATATAGTTAATTAAGATGCAGGAATCAAACTAATTTCCATCTTAttgaaaaacagacaaaaaagaaaaatgtctgcTTTCAAACAAGATGTGTGATATCAGTGAACTCAAACTGCTGTAATTCTCATGTTCTTACTAGTACAGAGGctgttacttttgtttcccaaagCAGGTTTTTATCAAATTCATTTTTGAACTTATCTAGTAGAACACAGGGATTAAGTAGATGGTGTATATAATGCATGTTGAAGATATATTTATTCATGTGATAATAATTAGTTGGGTGGTCCTTTACATAAAGGAACATCTAGCAGGACATTGGCCCTATGAGGCGCCTTCCAATATCTTTGCCAGTGTTCCCTCTTAGATCCCCAAATTCATGTCAGTGTACTGGTAACTATTTGATTTAATTTTATGGAAAGGAAGCTATGGAGGGAAGATGTACTTAAAGAGGCAGGAAAACAGCACAAGAACTGCTTTTGAATCCCATGTGCATGAGGAATTTGGAATAAGGGAACGTTAAACCAAATGGTGTGAGAGCAGCTGTTCagggtgtccctgctgagcagccGTGTGCCTCAGAGCTCAGGCCGGAGCAGGACAGCACACACGGGTTGTGGGTTGAGCACagcccacgtgttctgcctgtTGGTGTGGTCAGAGAGCTCTGAGGTTTGTTCCTGAAGGCCggtgaggggagagcagggaagggcagaggaTGGACCAACCCTCCCAACACGTGTGTCTCATGGTGCTGGGCTGGCAACCAGCATGGTGACAATGCATGGTGCTGACAATGGCATGTCAGGGTGCCATTGCCATGGGGTCAACTTCTACCATCCCTGTTAAATGGCATAAAAAATGTTCATGGAAGCCAGTGGTGTCACCTGTGGCACAATTTATGTCATGAGGGAAAGGAAGACTCCATCCCAAGTTATCCTTGGACTTGGTATTTATTAATTTGTAGAATAAAGAAATTCAGGCAGAGACTCAGCTCAATTACAGGTACATTGCTTCAAACAGATTGACAACATCCAAACCATACACATTGAACCAGGATGGGCACAGTGAACACAAGGCTCAAGTCATGTATCTTTCAGTGACAGTTTCTTTAAAAGTGAATATactcctcctgcagctggaaaaggGTCATGAAGCTCCAATTGTGATGTAACAATAATGTGCTGACAACAATCATTACTACAGGAAGAGCAGAAAAAGATCAAAAGGCTGATTTGTTCTTTACTAAATCATACTGGAATCTGAGTCTTGGCCTTGTTTTTCTCTTGTTCTATAGCAACCATGGCAATTTGCAAGGAAAGTGTAGCAAATAGGAGACAACTTGTACAATTTTTCAAAATAAGACTCACATCCAACTAAAGCAAATTTGCACTCTTCATGATTCCATATCAAGGGCCTATTAATTAATCTATTAATTCCAGtgccttttattttatatttctgaCAACTTCATTTTAATTGATTTGGATCTAAACTAGAAAGTCAAGACAAAATCATGATCTTTTATATGGATATAGACCTGACAGGACAGTTAATGTGGTCCCAAATCCTAGCTGGCAGCTCTCGAAATTTGGGATTGCTCCAAATTAAAACCATTGTGTGTCCTGTAGGACAGGCAGCCAATATAACTATACACATGCATTCCTCATCACTTAAAAGTGAAAAAACTCTGGAGTAGAGGAGAAGCAAGCAAATAAAATATGTAATGTAAAGGACAAGGAAGGAGCAGACTGACTTGATGGCTTTCATATGGGCCTCTAAGCTGGGATCCCTGAAGCCGCTTGCATTATTTTGCATGCGTCTGGTGTGGATCCACAGAGACCAAATCAGCAGTACACTTGAAACAACAGACAGTATTAAAGGCAAAGGTGTACTTGCATTCCAGAGATAAATCAATAAAGTCAGTCTGTCATTCTTTGTGGTTGTCCATGCTGAAGAGTTTGTCATGGATGAAGGAGCAGTGCTGTTCTCATGCACACTGTAGACATGCCAGGTGAAGGGAATTGCAGCTGTGAAGGAGCAGAGCCATGATGTGAGCAGCATCCAGGGCACCAGCCTGGCAATTCTCAGCTTCAGCCAGATGAAGAAAGACTGTGTAAAACTGGCAACCTTGATGCAATAGAAGACACTAAGCCAGGCTCCAAACCAGAGGCTGGAGTAGTTCAGAAAGGTAAAAATTGTCTGGGAAGCTATGTACACGTTTTCGGTATAAATGAAGGGTTTGTAAAATACAGTCATTAGGAAATTCAGTGTATTCCATGACTGCAAAATTAATCTAGATGAACTCAGCGAGATCACGATCATATCATATGGGGGCCATGTTTTGCTCCCAATGCAGCTCAATGAACTGGCAGCCAAGATAATTCCATTTCCTAGAATTCCTGCCATGCATTCAATTATAGCAATTGATAGACAAAGGATAGCAAAAGATGTCGTCATTGCAACTCAAAGGCTTGTGATTATTACCCAGCTTCTCGCGGGCTCCTGAAAGTCTCAGATCTGGCAGGCACTGCCAATTCCAAGAGTTTTTATGGGCAATGCTCACCTATTTATCTCAGGGGCAGAAATATCCTAATGACATTTAATATTTCTGCTGTTTTACATCTTGTTTTCTGGGTTGATGTCTCAGCTGCTTGGTCTAAGCATGCAAATGGGGTCAAGATTCAATTACATAGGTTTCATTTTTGTGGAAGGATTTGCTTTGTAAAGCTATGGAGCAGGTCAGCTGGATCCACAGATCTAGAACTGTGGATAGGGCACTACAGTATCCGATGCCCTGCTTTACATGCCTagatttgttttttttaaatatcttagACCTTAATCTCTCCCTGTCTTGCACTGTCATGTCTTCTTTGTTTATGAGTGTAATCTCTGTGGCCTCTTCTAATACTGAAGCAGGTCTTTATCAGATGTATTCAAATATCTGCTAACAGGCTTGGTGGGCATGCGACAGCTAATCAAGGTATAAAGGATTTTCGTCACCTCTCCCCTGTCATTGCACAGTATTGTAAAGGTTCTAATATTTCAAGTTCTTGTTTTTATGAAGTAAACGAAATTGTTGACATCCTGTAGCACCTTTTGGAGGTCTGGCTCCAGTTTCTTTGCTGTAATAACTCATCTATGAATATTGCAGTGAACGAATTCCAGGTGTAGTGATGACTACAAAACCCTACCACCCAGTCCTTCTCTTATGCCAGTCAAAGCAGCTGTTCCACTGGTCTTTACACTTGCACAGCTCttacagaaaacatttttattaaataaataattttctgtgTAGAATACAGCTTCTGTGGTAAATCTTCCCTTCAGTGGCTTACAGAAGGTAGCTCTTCATTTATTTCACTACTGAAACAGAATTTGTCAAATACCTTAATCTGAGGCATTATAGAAACATTTGTACTTTCACCCACTCAGGAATCCACTTCCACTATGTAATTTGTGCTTATACTTGTCTCTTCAAGCCTTTAGCAGTATTTTCTATGTGTCTTCTAACGGTGTTTGCTGATAACAGAATCCATTTTAGTTTGCTGCTCTGTTGCTTTCTGTGTATTTTCTCTATAGCTTTCTGTGTATTATCCCAGCCATTCAGCCATTTTTACTTTTTATGGAAGAAAGAATAAGTGTTTATCTGGTCCTATGTGACATTTTTTCTTTTGCTGTGAAGCAAGAAACTTCAAAGGAGGCTTCTCTACACATTTGTCATAAAGTTTGATGAAATTTTGAAAAGTACTGAATTGAATGTCATGTGGCTTGAAACATGGCTGAAAAAATTGTAGGGGTTTGTCTTTGTGCTCTGGATGCTTAGATTTTaaatatcttgctaattctgatGGTTTCATAGTGACATTAGCTAAATTTTCAAAGCATTCTCAAAGTAAAATTTTCAAGTACTTCCTGGCCATGTGATCTGCCTGGCCAGCTGTGTGCAACTTTATAATATCCTGGTAACCCACACCAGGGAATGACCTTTGTTTCCATGGCTAAGAGACCCAGGGTGACTCATGTGCCTCTACTCACTGCAAACCTCAAAAGCCAAGCCAAGCCTACCCTATCTAGCAATGGTCTGACAATCTGAGTGACACTGCTGCCATTCCAGGTGCTGGATTTGATTCTGCTGCTGTATTCTCAATTATGCTCATGCTCAGGAATTATCTAGAAAGTACTGAAGCAATCTTTTTCTCCAGAAAGAGTCAAAGGAAGCTGCTAATGGATAGATAATTCCTTCACCCTGTGAAAAATGGCCATTCAGTTCCTGGGATCATATTGTGCTGTGCACTTTGGTGGAACAGCAGGAAGTGACGCATTTTGACCTGAAAAGGGTCAGTTTAATGTTCTATGTAGTGCTCTCatgcctgtcactgtcaccatatCACATTCTGGTCACCAGCACCTGAGAAGAAGGTGCTCCATTGCATTTTTCAGCCTTACTCCCTTGATACTGATACTGTCAGGCACCCAGTCCGAGTCCATGGTGCAGATGGACACAAAGGTGTCTCAGGCCATCTTCCAGAATGTCTACCCATGAGTCAAAATCAATGTCAGCAGGGTGCTAGCTGAACCTGAACACCCCATCCTCATGGAGTCAACTAACAAAGTACGTATATATCCCCATACACAGTTTAGAGAAAGGCTACTGTAGAACCCTAGTAGTCAACTATTTCAAAAGCTGCTCAACACCATGTAAGCTCACAACGGAGAATTATGGTTGAAGCATAGATTACAATGGTCATGtcaaggagcagcaggaggagctgttcCATAAAGAAATGAGATCCAAAAAGGCAGCATCACCACAAGGCAGGCAAGGATGTCAAGCATGCAGTCCCACCTCCTATAAGCATGCATAGCTGAGAAGCTCTGTGATGGGTCAGCCAACAGTCCAGTAATACCAGATATGTCCATAGTGATACAACATGTCCAAGATCAAGCCAGTTAATTCCAATTTGTAGACCAGGATCAGTATCCAGGTCAGCTAGGCAGGTGGAAAGACTCAGGcaaagctgcagcacagctcagtgAGAGAGCACGGGTGAGCACCCAGCTTAGAAGTAGCTCCCAAAATGAgagggggctgagccctgctgagtcATCTCCCAGAAATCTGTTTTAAGGTCAGTCAGCTGTGCTGTGGAAGTTGGCTCTGAAACTCAGCAGCCAAAACTCCAAAAGAAGTGTAGAGCCCCTAACTGTACTCACCATAGCAGTACCTGGGAACTTTATCTCAGTCCCGCCTTTTTATCGTCTGGTGGTAAAATTAATTATATCAGCAGTATTCAACACAAGTAGATTCCAAGGGCTTGACAAAGAAATCAGAATTCACTACCACAGTAGATGGGTAGCTAAGTACATAAAATAGTTCAATAAATTTCTAGAGAATAAGTATACAGTGTACAGCACTCTGATCTGGTTTACCAGGAGCACAGCCAGTAGATCAAGGAAAGTGATTCTCTTCCTTAACAATTTTTAAGGTGATatctggagtattgcatccagtatttggggggaattttatttttctggtgACTGGACACTACTGAATTTACACACAACACCAGGCTTAGGCTGACCACAAAGTTCTGGAAGACAGATTCAGAATTCAAAATCATTTTGGCAAGCTGGAGATGCAGTCTGATAAAATAGGGACAAATGTCTACAGAGATGAATAAACACATGCATATATAAATTTGTGAAGAAAGCAGTAATAAAAATAGATGCTATACTGGGAGATGCAACCAAAAATTTTTGTTTGTTGCATAAATTAAGGCATTGTACTCTTGTATATGGCTCTAATAAAGTTGTATTTCAGAACTATAAAAATTggaaacaacagccttttttaGTTTAGAAAGAAGAAATCTACAAAAGGGCTAACAAACATGAAAAAATAGCTCTGAAAAGACAGGAATAAACTCTTAAAGTGCATTGAGAAGAGGGCAAGGAGTGGCTGGTTTCATAATTACAAAGCCAGATCCTTTTTACAATTAGTCTTAAAACCTGGAGGAAAAGAAACCACATGTATATTTTCATTGcaaactttttttaaaagtttGAACAAGAAGATTCTGGAGAGTCACAGAAGAAGATGATCCTACTTTGGATAAGAGAAGTAAATAAAAGCAAAGCTTATTCATCTAACTATATAGAAATCTACTAAAAATACATTTCTTTCCATTTCATTAGTCTGGGAGAAAATCTCTCCCAGCTAATTTGACTGTTTGGTGAACTAAAGTGTTTGGTACTTAATAATACCTCATAGTGACACAGGAAATTATTTCGTTCAATTCAAAATATGCCATGTTGCTGGCCAAATGCAAACAACTCCATTTTACAGATGCAATGGCAAGTTACCTGATGACTAAAAACCTCATATTACAACAGAATCAAAGATACAAAATGGAACTTGAAATCTCCAGAATTCTCAGTTTAAGCCTTAACATCTGAAACACACTGCAATAACTGGAGATACTGAGGAGGATGAAAAGGCTAAGAAGAGGAGACATAAAATGAAACTGTGGTGGAAATACAGAAGAAAGAAATTTAGTGTTCTGCTCAGAAGAGATGAGgtaattttagggtttttttaaatttttttttttatttcacaagAATTAGTTTGTGATATTGCAATGTGAAGAGCTTTAGTATCTAAATTGGATCTAAACTACAAATGAGGACAGCAGATTTAGGGGCTGAACCAAAGAGAATTTTTGTGACTGATGACACTTCACTGTCTTGTCCACAGATGTAACTAATGGTAGATATGATGGATGTACTTCTAgcaaaaaaatacttaaaaacaATATCTTCCTGATACTTTCTACAGTATTGTGAATGACCATAAAGTTCATACAGTTTTAAATTTAGCTGTAAATGCTGTGCTTCCATATAGTTTCTTGTTG
This genomic window contains:
- the LOC134415130 gene encoding taste receptor type 2 member 40-like is translated as MTTSFAILCLSIAIIECMAGILGNGIILAASSLSCIGSKTWPPYDMIVISLSSSRLILQSWNTLNFLMTVFYKPFIYTENVYIASQTIFTFLNYSSLWFGAWLSVFYCIKVASFTQSFFIWLKLRIARLVPWMLLTSWLCSFTAAIPFTWHVYSVHENSTAPSSMTNSSAWTTTKNDRLTLLIYLWNASTPLPLILSVVSSVLLIWSLWIHTRRMQNNASGFRDPSLEAHMKAIKSVCSFLVLYITYFICLLLLYSRVFSLLSDEECMCIVILAACPTGHTMVLIWSNPKFRELPARIWDHINCPVRSISI